CCGCGGTGCCTGCGCCGCCGCCGAGCGCGCCGCCGATGATCGCGCCGGTGCGCTCGCGACGGTTCGACGTGACCGCGCCGCCTGCGCCGCCGCCGATCGCGCCGCCGATCACCGAGCCGGTGCTGCCGCCGACGGCGCCGCCGACTGCCGCGCCGGCAACCCCGCCGAGCGCGCCGCCAAGCGCGTTGTTCAAATCACTCGCTGCTGCCGGCAGCGCAGTCGCGCCGGCAAGAGCGGCGACGACGAGGGTGGGGGCGATCTTCTTCCACATGCCCGGTTCTTCCTTGTTCGCAATCTGGTTATTGAAGGTCCGCTCGCTACCACGATCCGAACCGGTCGGCGTCGACTCCGGCATTGTGCGGAACCGCGACCAATTCATTTCAACGAGCTTGCGGCGAAGAATAGCACCGCTCGCAGGTCCTTGCCGCCGTCATTCGGTAACAAGTTGTTCGCCGAAACGGAACCGGAAAAGCTTGCCGGAAATCGGCCGCGAAGGCCCGTCGGCCGGGGCTCCGCCGGCGGCCGCCCACGGTTTCCGCGCGGGCCGGAACGGGCGCGAGGCATCGCTTCGGACACACGTGGCAACACATCGGCGCAGCCGCACGCGGCGGCAACGATCGCGCGACACGCGGAGTCCGATCGACGCGCGCGATGCGCTACGCATGCATTGCGGGTTCGTCGCAGCGGCTGCCTGCGGCGGGCGGAATCACCGTGAAGAATAGGACGAGGCGCAGCCGGCTCAATGAACGAGCAAGCCGTCGATGGCTCGGGCGACAGAGTTGGGATGGATGGCGCGACGTACGGAGAACGCGGCGTCACGACGCGCAGCAATACGAATGCGCCGGCTCGACACGGCCGCGCGGCGCGCATGCTGGACGCGCCGCGCGTACCGCGCGATCAGCGGATGCGGAAGTGGCCGCCGATACCGACGCTGACCGGCGGCGCGTAATAGGCCGGTGCATAGCCGTAGTAGGCCGGCGCGGGCGCATAGCCGTACGCGGGCGCGGGTGCGTAGCCGTAAGGCGGCGCGACATAGCAGCCGGACAGGCCCGCGATCAGCGCAAACGAGATGAGGACTTTGTACATGGCTCGACTCCGGCGAAAAGAACGCATCGCACCGTGCGAGCGCCGTGCCGTCGCGGCGTGCGACCGTACGGCCGCATGCGCCGATCCGCGTTGCCGTCGCCCGGTGTAGCGATGCGCGGAGTCTAGCGCCGGCCTCCGCGGGAGGCGTTTCGCTGGCCGTTACAGGTGTTACCGGGCGTCACCGCGGAAACAGCCGCGGCGGGCGCCGCGGCGCGCGCGTGCTGGCGCCCTGGCCGGAGCGAGCCGCGCGGCCGTTACACGAAACGTGCGCGGATGCGCTGCGCGAGGGCTTCCAGCGTCGCCGCGTCGGCGACGTCGCGCGCGTGCATCCGCAACTCGACGCCTTCCCAGCGCGGGATCACATGGAAGTGCACGTGCGCGACCGTCTGGCCCGCGGCGCGACCGTTGAACTGGCCGATGAACATGCCGTCCGGCCGCAGCGCATCGCGCACGGCGGCCGCGACGCGCTGCGTCATGCGAATGCACGCGGCCGCGGCATCGGCGGACAGGTCGAAGATTTCCGCTGCGGGCTCCTTCGGGATCACGAGCACGTGACCGTCCGCCTGCGGCATCAGGTCCATGATCACGAGCGTGGCGTCGTCTTCCGCAACCTTGACGCACGGCAGGTCGCCGCGAAGGATTTTTGCGAACGGGTTGTTGGTGTCGTAGGACATGGCGTTTTCCGGTTTCTGGATTGGGTTCGAGGGGTAACGATGCCGGTCGATTATCGACCGGCCGCCGTCCGCAGTTCAACCTGCGCATCTCCGGCGCGCGTTTGCCGGCTTGCCGGTCGCGCCATCGCACGTGCAGCGACGCGCGATGCACGCTGCCGCCGTTCGTCACGCGCGCGCGATTGCACCGCGTCGCCCGAACCTGCGACACTGCCGGATCG
The sequence above is drawn from the Burkholderia ubonensis genome and encodes:
- a CDS encoding HIT family protein, whose amino-acid sequence is MSYDTNNPFAKILRGDLPCVKVAEDDATLVIMDLMPQADGHVLVIPKEPAAEIFDLSADAAAACIRMTQRVAAAVRDALRPDGMFIGQFNGRAAGQTVAHVHFHVIPRWEGVELRMHARDVADAATLEALAQRIRARFV